The Bacillus vallismortis genome window below encodes:
- a CDS encoding HAD-IIA family hydrolase, whose translation MRIMASHDTPVSPAGILIDLDGTVFRGNELIEGAREAISTLRGMGKKIVFLSNRGNISRAMCRKKLLGAGIEADVNDIVLSSSVTADFLKKHYRFSKVWVLGEQGLADELRLAGVEHANEPKEADWLVISLHETLTYEDLNLAFQAAAGGARIMATNKDRSFPNEDGNAIDVAGMIGAIEASAQAKTELVVGKPSWLMAEAACTAMGLSAHECLIIGDSIESDIAMGKLYGMKSALVLTGSAKPGEQRLYTPDYVLESIKDITKLAEEGILL comes from the coding sequence ATGCGTATTATGGCCAGTCATGATACGCCTGTGTCACCGGCCGGCATTCTGATTGACTTGGACGGTACTGTATTCAGAGGAAATGAATTGATTGAAGGGGCAAGAGAAGCGATCAGTACGCTTCGGGGAATGGGGAAGAAAATCGTCTTTTTGAGCAATCGGGGGAATATCTCCCGTGCCATGTGCAGAAAAAAACTTCTCGGCGCGGGGATTGAAGCTGATGTAAACGACATTGTTCTGTCGTCAAGCGTCACAGCAGATTTTCTGAAGAAACATTATCGTTTTTCAAAAGTGTGGGTGCTTGGAGAACAAGGCTTGGCAGACGAGCTGAGACTGGCCGGTGTAGAGCACGCGAACGAACCGAAGGAAGCGGATTGGCTGGTGATCTCCCTTCATGAAACACTCACGTACGAAGATTTAAATCTGGCCTTTCAAGCTGCCGCCGGCGGCGCTCGTATCATGGCTACGAACAAAGACCGCTCCTTTCCGAATGAAGACGGCAATGCGATCGATGTGGCCGGTATGATCGGAGCGATAGAGGCTTCCGCTCAAGCAAAAACAGAGCTTGTTGTCGGAAAGCCGTCATGGCTGATGGCGGAGGCTGCCTGTACAGCAATGGGGCTGTCCGCACATGAATGCCTGATTATCGGAGACAGTATTGAATCTGACATTGCGATGGGAAAGCTTTATGGCATGAAAAGCGCCTTAGTGCTTACTGGTTCTGCGAAACCGGGTGAGCAGCGTTTGTACACGCCGGATTATGTGCTGGAATCCATTAAGGATATAACCAAATTGGCTGAGGAGGGGATTCTGTTATGA
- the araD gene encoding L-ribulose-5-phosphate 4-epimerase, which produces MLETLKKEVLAANLKLQEHQLVTFTWGNVSGIDREKERIVIKPSGVEYSDLTADDLVVLNLEGEVVEGSLKPSSDTPTHVYLYKAFPNIGGIVHTHSQWATSWAQSGRDIPPLGTTHADYFDSAIPCTREMYDEEIIHDYELNTGKVIAETFQHHNYEQVPGVLVNNHGPFCWGTDALNAIHNAVVLETVAEMAYHSIMLNKDVTPINTVLHEKHFYRKHGANAYYGQS; this is translated from the coding sequence ATGCTTGAAACATTAAAAAAAGAAGTGCTGGCAGCCAACCTGAAGCTTCAAGAGCATCAGCTGGTAACCTTTACGTGGGGAAATGTCAGCGGCATTGACCGTGAGAAAGAAAGAATTGTCATCAAACCTAGCGGAGTCGAATACAGCGACCTGACAGCTGATGACTTGGTTGTTTTGAACCTTGAAGGAGAGGTCGTCGAAGGCTCGCTCAAGCCTTCTTCAGATACACCTACTCATGTTTATTTGTACAAAGCCTTTCCGAACATCGGGGGAATTGTCCATACCCATTCTCAATGGGCGACAAGCTGGGCGCAATCGGGCAGAGACATACCGCCTTTAGGCACGACACATGCTGATTATTTTGACAGTGCGATTCCATGTACAAGAGAAATGTACGATGAAGAAATCATTCATGACTACGAACTGAATACAGGAAAAGTCATAGCTGAAACCTTTCAGCACCATAACTACGAACAGGTGCCGGGTGTACTCGTGAATAACCACGGACCGTTCTGCTGGGGCACGGACGCTTTAAATGCCATCCATAACGCAGTTGTATTAGAAACGGTTGCCGAAATGGCCTATCACTCCATTATGTTGAACAAGGATGTAACCCCAATCAATACAGTCCTTCATGAAAAGCATTTTTATCGAAAACACGGAGCAAATGCGTATTATGGCCAGTCATGA